Below is a window of Halobaculum lipolyticum DNA.
AGGAACCCCGAACTCGCCATCAGCCCCAGCGACGACAGCGCGGTCTGCCACCGTCGGTCGAGCCGCGACCAGTTCGCCAGCAGCGCCAGGCCGCCGAGGACCACCGCCTGGACCGCCACCATCCACGTGGCCGTCCCGGGGATGGTCGCGCCGGTCACGAGCGACTCGGTTCCCTCGTACAGGCCCAGCGCCGTCAGGAACGGGATGTGGGCGACCAACGCGATCAGGATGGTTCGGTGGCGCTTGCGCCACTGGTCGTCCGGGATCGTGTCGCCGGACGGCGTGTACCTGATTATCTCGTCGACCTTCCGACGCAGTCGGTCCGCCACGCCGGCGGTACGGGTGCCCCCCGTGTTACTCATAGGAGCGAAGACAGCGAAGATGCACAAAAGAATACAGTTCAAAATATCCGCGTTGATACCGTGTTTTCGGTGTCGAGCGGCGCGGAGACCGCCGTTTCGCTCGTCCGGATCCGGACGACTCCGGCCGAGTCCCGCGGCCGTCCGATGGATTCAGGCGACCGCCGGCCCAACCGCCGTCGATGAGTACCCCCAGCGAGGTCGACCGCGAGGACCTGCGGTTCGCCGAGCCGGACAACCCCTATCTGGCGCAGCCGGACGGCGACTTCGCCGACGTCGACGACCTCGACGCGGAGACGGCCGCTTCGGAGGCGGCGCTGTTGCGTGCGGCGATCCGGGAGCACGACTACCGCTACTACGCCCGGAACGACCCGCTGATCGCCGACCGAACGTACGACGCGCTGTTCACACGGTTGGAGGCGCTGGAGGACGCGTTCGACCTCGACGCCGACGACTCGCCGACGCGCCGCGTCGGGGGCGGCACCCTCGACGAACTCGACACCGTCGAGCACGCGGCGCCGATGCTCTCCATCGACCAGTCGGGGGAGGCCGACGACGTGCGGGAGTTCGACGAGCGCGTGCGCCGGGCGTTGGACAGGGACGGAGGCGGCGACGTCGACGTCGAGTACTCCTGTGAACCGAAGTTCGACGGGCTCTCCGTGGAGGTAGTGTACGAGGACGGCCGCTACGTGCAGGCGGCGACGCGCGGCGACGGCCGCGAGGGCGACGACGTGACCGAACAGGTACGGACGATCCGCTCGGTGCCCGAACGGCTCGGCGGCGACCCGCCCGAGACGCTCGCGGTGCGCGGGGAGGTGTTCATCCCCCGCGACGCCTTCCAGGCGCACAACCGCGAGCGCGTCGAGGCCGGGGAGGAGCCGTTCGCCAACCCCCGCAACGCCGCCGCCGGCACGCTCCGCCAGCTCGACCTCGACGCCGTCGCCGAGCGCCCGCTCGACTGCTTCTTCTACGACGTGCTCGCGTGGGACGACGGCGCGGCCCGCGACGACGACGGGCTGGCGCCGTCGCACCCGGACACCCACCTCGCGGAACTGGACGCGCTGCGCTCGTTCGGGCTGCACGTGAACGACCGCGCGGAACTCGCCGGAGACGTCGAGGCGGCCATCGACTACCGCGACCGGCTCGGCGCCGAGCGCGAGGAGCTGAACTTCGAGATCGACGGCGTCGTGATCAAGGTGAACGACCGCGCGACCTGTGAGCGACTGGGGACGAAGTCGCGGAGCTACCGCTGGGCGTTCGCGTACAAGTTCCCCGCGCGCCACGAGGTGACGACCGTCGAGGACGTCGTCGTGCAGGTGGGGCGCACCGGCCGACTCACCCCCGTCGCGCTGCTCGACCCGGTGGACGTGGGCGGCGTGACGGTGTCCAGAGCGACCCTGCACAACCCCGACGAGATCGCGTCGCTCGGCGTGAACGTCGGCGACAGAGTGCGGGTGAAGCGCGCCGGCGACGTGATCCCGCAGGTCGCCGAAGTCGTCGAGTCCCGCAGCGACCGGCCCTACGAGTTCCCCGACGAGTGCCCCGCCTGCGGCAGCGACGTGGAGCGCGACGGCCCGCTGGCGTTCTGCCCGAACGGGCTGGCGTGCCCCGCACAGGCCGAGCGCGCGGTCGTCCACTACGCCAGCCGCGGTGGACTCGACATCGAGGGACTGGGCGAGGAGTCGGTCGAACAGCTCCGGGAGGCCGGGCTGGTCGGGACGCTCCCGGACCTGTACCGCCTCCGCGAGCGTCGCGACGAGCTGGTGGAGTTGGAGGGGTGGGGCGAGACGAGCGCGGACAACCTGATC
It encodes the following:
- the ligA gene encoding NAD-dependent DNA ligase LigA, translating into MSTPSEVDREDLRFAEPDNPYLAQPDGDFADVDDLDAETAASEAALLRAAIREHDYRYYARNDPLIADRTYDALFTRLEALEDAFDLDADDSPTRRVGGGTLDELDTVEHAAPMLSIDQSGEADDVREFDERVRRALDRDGGGDVDVEYSCEPKFDGLSVEVVYEDGRYVQAATRGDGREGDDVTEQVRTIRSVPERLGGDPPETLAVRGEVFIPRDAFQAHNRERVEAGEEPFANPRNAAAGTLRQLDLDAVAERPLDCFFYDVLAWDDGAARDDDGLAPSHPDTHLAELDALRSFGLHVNDRAELAGDVEAAIDYRDRLGAEREELNFEIDGVVIKVNDRATCERLGTKSRSYRWAFAYKFPARHEVTTVEDVVVQVGRTGRLTPVALLDPVDVGGVTVSRATLHNPDEIASLGVNVGDRVRVKRAGDVIPQVAEVVESRSDRPYEFPDECPACGSDVERDGPLAFCPNGLACPAQAERAVVHYASRGGLDIEGLGEESVEQLREAGLVGTLPDLYRLRERRDELVELEGWGETSADNLIREVEASREPELAAFLAALGIHEVGGATARNLARHFGTFEAVRTADEAALQRVDDIGETVARTVRDFFETEQNARVIDDLLDHVDPQPDDTEAGDALDGLTFVFTGSLSTSRSVAQDLVEAHGANATSSVSGNTDYLVAGDSPGTSKREDAAANDVPELDEDAFAELLDEHGIEWPPEDEG